One part of the Clostridium thermosuccinogenes genome encodes these proteins:
- the istB gene encoding IS21-like element helper ATPase IstB yields MHELIAAYCNTLKLGSRIAKNYSQIEAETHEEFLAKLLAMEIEARELNRKNALLKQAQFDVLKTFGDFRFEKMSIPNTIDVEAIKTASFVDKKENLILYGSVGLGKTHLATAMGVEACNRGKRVRFFRTSSLVNQLLDAKAEGSLKRFMKQLNKADLIICDEWGFIPFEKEGAQLLFQVISDCYERKSLIITTNLEFSKWNSIFYDEKLTSAIIDRIIHHSHLIVFEGSSNRLENSLMKVR; encoded by the coding sequence ATGCATGAACTAATTGCTGCCTACTGTAACACTCTAAAACTTGGCTCAAGAATTGCCAAGAATTATTCGCAGATTGAGGCCGAGACCCATGAGGAATTTCTTGCTAAGCTTTTGGCTATGGAAATAGAGGCCAGAGAACTCAATCGTAAAAATGCCCTGCTGAAGCAAGCGCAATTTGATGTCTTGAAAACCTTTGGAGACTTTCGGTTTGAAAAGATGAGTATACCCAATACTATCGATGTAGAAGCTATTAAAACAGCTTCTTTCGTTGACAAAAAGGAAAACCTGATTCTCTATGGATCTGTTGGGCTTGGGAAAACTCACCTGGCTACGGCAATGGGTGTGGAAGCCTGTAACCGTGGGAAAAGGGTAAGGTTTTTCCGCACATCTTCACTTGTTAATCAACTATTGGATGCCAAAGCTGAAGGAAGCCTTAAACGTTTTATGAAGCAATTGAATAAGGCAGATTTGATTATTTGCGATGAATGGGGTTTCATTCCATTTGAAAAAGAGGGAGCGCAACTTTTATTTCAGGTTATATCAGACTGTTACGAACGCAAAAGTCTAATTATTACTACTAATTTAGAATTCAGTAAATGGAACAGTATTTTCTACGATGAAAAGCTAACAAGCGCAATCATTGATAGAATTATTCATCACAGCCACTTAATTGTATTTGAAGGTTCAAGTAATCGTTTAGAGAACTCCTTGATGAAAGTACGATAA
- the istA gene encoding IS21 family transposase: MLTMADIKYIKDLSDKKGLSLREISRITGFNFRTVQKYVDKDDWSKPLTRKKNSKSVLDSFAKTIDEWLEADLKAPRKQRHTAKRIYNRLSKLYKDEFTVSYRTVARYVAEKKRKLYGSNESYIPLYHPAGEAQLDFGMAEFVENGIRYEGCYVAMSFPYSNGGYIQAYKGTNIECLLQGMQNIFNHMGRVPTCIWFDNDKAVVKKILTNGEREVTDAFNRFRLHYGFESNFCNPDSGHEKGHVENKVGYSRRNMLVPVPEFKDLQEFNKNLLIECDEDMHRKHYLKDILIKTLFEQDKKAMKPLPKAEYEIYRLEKVKSDKYGKVNFENRKYSASPEHAQRELFVKANAFNVWILDDQYQVVQWHNRLYGKQKESMKWEPYLVLMSNRPNAIKYTGFFQQLPQTLQEYLSGCDYEQKKATLRMLKKMVANSELETAVDAFNYCVQKGIQDLDSIWARYYSMVFANAPIPDIVVKDEIPCLSYEVNNSIYDDLLERGLPHA; encoded by the coding sequence ATGCTAACAATGGCTGATATTAAGTATATCAAAGATTTATCGGATAAGAAAGGCTTATCCTTACGAGAAATTTCAAGAATAACCGGTTTTAACTTCAGAACTGTCCAGAAATATGTGGATAAGGATGATTGGTCAAAACCATTAACCAGAAAAAAGAACAGCAAAAGTGTACTTGACTCATTTGCAAAAACTATTGATGAATGGCTGGAAGCCGATTTAAAGGCACCAAGGAAACAGAGACATACAGCCAAAAGAATATATAATCGGCTTAGTAAGTTATACAAAGATGAATTTACTGTATCATATCGAACTGTTGCCAGATATGTAGCAGAAAAGAAACGAAAACTATATGGAAGCAATGAAAGCTATATCCCGCTTTATCATCCTGCCGGGGAGGCGCAGTTAGACTTTGGAATGGCAGAATTTGTGGAAAACGGGATTCGATATGAAGGCTGCTATGTGGCCATGTCTTTCCCATACAGCAATGGCGGTTACATACAGGCCTATAAGGGAACCAACATTGAATGCCTGCTCCAGGGTATGCAAAATATATTCAATCACATGGGACGAGTTCCCACCTGTATATGGTTTGATAACGATAAGGCTGTTGTAAAGAAGATATTGACTAACGGTGAGAGGGAAGTTACAGACGCATTCAACAGATTTCGACTGCATTATGGTTTTGAGAGTAATTTCTGCAATCCCGACAGTGGGCATGAAAAAGGGCATGTGGAAAACAAGGTAGGCTATTCAAGAAGAAATATGCTGGTTCCGGTGCCGGAATTCAAAGACCTTCAAGAATTTAATAAGAACCTGCTGATCGAATGTGATGAAGATATGCATCGTAAGCACTACTTAAAAGATATCCTCATTAAAACTCTGTTTGAACAGGATAAGAAAGCAATGAAACCTTTGCCAAAAGCTGAGTATGAGATCTACCGTCTTGAGAAAGTGAAGTCCGATAAATACGGGAAAGTGAACTTTGAAAACAGAAAATACTCTGCCAGTCCTGAGCATGCTCAAAGGGAGCTTTTTGTGAAAGCCAATGCTTTCAATGTCTGGATTCTTGATGATCAGTATCAGGTTGTTCAATGGCATAACCGATTATATGGAAAACAAAAAGAATCTATGAAATGGGAACCCTATCTGGTACTGATGAGTAACAGACCAAATGCCATAAAATATACCGGCTTTTTTCAGCAGTTGCCCCAAACATTGCAGGAGTACCTTTCTGGCTGTGATTACGAGCAAAAGAAAGCTACCCTAAGAATGCTGAAGAAGATGGTTGCTAACAGTGAGCTTGAAACAGCAGTGGATGCTTTTAACTACTGTGTTCAAAAAGGTATACAAGACTTGGATAGTATATGGGCCCGTTATTACAGTATGGTCTTCGCAAATGCTCCCATACCTGATATTGTTGTGAAAGATGAAATCCCTTGTCTGTCATATGAGGTGAATAACTCAATCTACGACGACCTGCTTGAGAGGGGGCTTCCTCATGCATGA
- a CDS encoding DUF6431 domain-containing protein, whose product MIIAYLGRNVKEYRRNCLKFLERLELICPKCGGKTTFHDRYARHVHMGEEIEWINIFRVICSKCGKTHAIIPDFIRPYKHYSACDSELVLRDQEDGIPLEEIETAASISTLRRWVEEFRQRGRQAAGALRAILYRYYGKFVNELEMIETKVFHMIERLLGLLPQIESSHLAIGETNMWLTNHLAGVFV is encoded by the coding sequence ATGATAATAGCATATCTGGGGCGGAATGTTAAGGAGTATCGCAGAAATTGTTTAAAATTTTTGGAAAGGCTGGAGTTGATATGCCCGAAATGCGGCGGGAAAACAACCTTTCATGACAGATATGCACGTCATGTGCATATGGGCGAGGAAATTGAATGGATTAACATATTCCGTGTAATCTGTAGCAAGTGTGGGAAGACACATGCAATCATACCGGATTTCATCAGGCCGTATAAGCATTACTCGGCTTGTGATAGCGAGCTGGTCCTTCGGGACCAGGAGGACGGTATACCTCTTGAGGAGATTGAGACTGCCGCCAGCATATCCACATTAAGGCGGTGGGTAGAAGAATTCAGGCAACGGGGGCGGCAAGCTGCAGGAGCATTAAGAGCTATACTGTACAGGTATTATGGCAAGTTTGTCAATGAGCTGGAGATGATAGAAACAAAGGTATTCCACATGATTGAGCGGCTGCTTGGGTTACTGCCGCAGATAGAAAGCAGCCATCTTGCCATAGGTGAAACGAATATGTGGCTAACAAATCATCTGGCAGGAGTATTTGTATAG
- a CDS encoding DDE-type integrase/transposase/recombinase, with amino-acid sequence MINNEVLEKALKKHEIISPLLQPDLDEAEKRRIRQEILEREGISERTLRRYLAAYRENGYEGLLPKIRKDTGQQRAISQEILDRAIEIKQELPERSVRRIIKILEGEGIVKKGSVSRSTLSRHLLKMGFGAKDFRNVRIEGTTARRFVKNGRNTLWQADIKYGPYIPTADGGKKRTYMVAFIDDATRLVCHAEFYDNQRLPILEDSFRKAILKYGKPEAVYVDNGKVFISKWFRVACAKLGIRHMNTKAYSPESKGKIERFNATVEEFFQEISLEKAKSLEELNRKFRVWLDEGYNGKPHSSLKGVSPSQAYASDPKKVRFATPEECRDAFLWEDTRKVDNTGCFKLQGIEYEAGIEYIGKKVDVRYDPFDMSLLEIWYNGERRKTATPLKVGEYCSKVEKTPATKSATHSRLLKIYESENEKRQKRQTGALTFRSMKGGDRNV; translated from the coding sequence ATGATAAACAATGAAGTATTGGAAAAAGCATTAAAGAAACATGAGATCATATCGCCGCTATTGCAGCCGGATCTGGATGAGGCGGAAAAGCGGAGAATACGGCAGGAGATACTTGAGAGGGAAGGAATTTCGGAAAGGACACTTCGGAGGTATCTTGCAGCGTACCGGGAGAATGGTTACGAAGGGCTATTACCAAAGATACGAAAAGATACAGGGCAACAAAGAGCGATATCTCAGGAAATATTAGATCGGGCAATCGAAATAAAACAGGAACTGCCGGAGAGAAGTGTCAGGAGGATCATAAAGATCCTTGAAGGCGAAGGGATTGTCAAAAAAGGAAGTGTCTCCAGAAGCACCTTGTCCAGGCATCTTTTGAAGATGGGCTTTGGTGCAAAAGACTTCAGAAATGTTCGTATAGAAGGAACGACAGCCCGCCGGTTCGTCAAAAACGGAAGGAACACATTGTGGCAGGCAGATATCAAATACGGTCCGTACATACCGACTGCCGACGGCGGTAAGAAACGGACATACATGGTGGCATTTATTGACGATGCGACGAGGCTGGTGTGTCATGCAGAATTTTACGACAATCAGAGGCTTCCGATATTGGAAGACAGTTTTCGCAAGGCAATATTGAAATACGGCAAGCCGGAGGCAGTATACGTTGACAATGGCAAGGTATTTATCTCGAAATGGTTCAGAGTAGCATGTGCAAAGCTGGGAATCCGTCACATGAACACAAAGGCGTATTCTCCGGAGAGCAAAGGCAAGATTGAGAGGTTCAATGCCACAGTTGAAGAGTTTTTCCAGGAGATATCGCTGGAGAAAGCAAAAAGCCTGGAGGAACTTAACCGCAAATTTCGGGTATGGCTGGATGAAGGGTACAACGGGAAGCCTCATAGCAGTTTAAAAGGGGTTTCTCCATCGCAGGCGTATGCAAGTGATCCAAAGAAGGTGCGGTTTGCAACTCCTGAAGAATGCCGGGACGCATTTTTATGGGAAGATACAAGGAAAGTTGACAACACAGGCTGTTTCAAGCTGCAAGGGATAGAATATGAAGCCGGAATCGAATACATAGGCAAAAAAGTGGATGTGCGGTATGATCCTTTTGATATGAGCCTTCTGGAGATATGGTACAATGGTGAGCGCCGAAAGACAGCAACCCCGCTGAAGGTTGGGGAATACTGCTCAAAGGTTGAAAAAACACCAGCAACGAAATCGGCGACTCATTCACGGCTATTAAAAATATATGAGAGCGAGAATGAAAAGAGGCAAAAACGGCAGACCGGAGCATTAACCTTCAGGAGCATGAAGGGCGGTGACAGAAATGTTTGA
- a CDS encoding ExeA family protein produces MFEQYYNFLHTPFTRDIPEKHLYSNPELEEVCSRLEYAARNRLFAVITGDVGTGKTTAIRKFVGALDSNRYKVMYISDSALTPRNFYWEVLNQLGCEAKFYRSDAKRQLTREISNLIEIQRRIPIIITDEAHLLSREMLEEIRFLLNFRMDSYNPMSLILVGQSELKDILKKQIYEAICQRIDIRYHMMPYDRQRTGEYIRKHLEYAGESREIFTDMAVDEIYEYSHGVPRKINRACTACLLHGAQVQKKIIDDHVVRLIVEEELNW; encoded by the coding sequence ATGTTTGAGCAGTACTACAACTTTCTGCACACGCCGTTCACCCGGGATATACCGGAGAAGCATTTGTATAGCAATCCGGAGCTGGAAGAGGTCTGCAGCAGGCTTGAGTATGCGGCCCGGAACCGGTTGTTTGCAGTGATAACGGGAGATGTTGGTACAGGAAAGACCACAGCCATAAGGAAGTTTGTTGGGGCGCTGGACAGCAACCGGTACAAGGTAATGTACATAAGCGATTCGGCGTTGACACCGAGGAATTTTTACTGGGAAGTATTGAACCAGCTGGGATGTGAAGCGAAATTCTACAGGAGCGATGCAAAACGACAACTAACGAGAGAGATCAGCAACCTGATTGAAATACAGAGACGTATTCCTATAATCATCACAGATGAGGCACACCTACTTTCAAGGGAGATGCTGGAGGAAATCCGGTTTTTACTAAACTTCAGGATGGATTCGTATAACCCAATGAGTTTAATCCTGGTAGGCCAGAGTGAGTTGAAGGACATCCTGAAGAAGCAGATATATGAGGCAATATGCCAGCGAATAGATATCCGATATCATATGATGCCATATGATCGGCAAAGAACCGGTGAATACATAAGAAAGCACCTGGAGTATGCAGGAGAAAGCCGGGAGATATTTACGGATATGGCGGTAGACGAGATATATGAATATTCTCATGGAGTACCGCGAAAAATCAACCGGGCGTGTACAGCTTGCCTTTTACATGGGGCACAGGTACAGAAAAAAATCATAGACGATCATGTGGTAAGGCTTATTGTTGAGGAAGAATTGAACTGGTAG
- a CDS encoding DEAD/DEAH box helicase, with protein MESSYFLLDEKIQNGIKDILKWGSLTPIQEETIPCILNGDNCILIAQTAGGKTEAAFLPIISEIYQEKLKPISVIYISPIRALLNNQEFRLKRLGKIANIDAFKWHGEVDYSDKRKFKIEPKHIIATTPESLEVILMSDSYASEELFSNIRFIVIDEVHYFAENYRGAQLLSIIERIQTYSKYDIQRIGLSATVGNPDEILDWISGSSKRKKSVIKPESKGKKSKILIRYFDEFSEDTVSCLLPELRGKKALFFCNSRTNSEMMSRILKNLNINAKVHHSSVSKNLREISEDKLKNTPGEMCLCCTSTMELGIDVGELDVVMQLNSPSTVASFRQRMGRTGRREGTISHYEFCVDEEFYLINAIAIVELAREKWVESALIPSAAYTVLFQQIFSMIQQKFGLRHSYLKEIVEKSNSFRNINEEKLLNFIQYLIEKEYLEFSNWEYLLGKEIEKEYGYNFLMNFISIFETIPEFSIIYKNKEIGTLQSWFVYSLLKENKTSNFILAGNTWRIDKIDYDKYRIYVQISKDGGLAVWLGSGMVVSYEIAKQMLKVLNSSSDYPYIDMKSKSVLKSVRLEHSALSIDLDEILIDVVKDGFDIYTYAGHKVNFTLGLIIQHEFGLEFSVSYNKLKVRKAEKNISEKHILDLFNRFKTDTDKLEEIIEKALISSNFESHSKFYKHLPRFAQIEVLKYELVDIKNTVKVLKESKINIENLYDRL; from the coding sequence ATGGAATCTAGTTATTTTTTATTAGATGAAAAAATTCAAAATGGAATCAAAGATATTCTAAAGTGGGGGAGTTTAACACCTATACAAGAAGAGACTATTCCATGCATTCTTAATGGAGATAACTGTATCTTAATAGCACAAACTGCTGGAGGAAAAACAGAAGCAGCATTTTTGCCTATTATATCTGAAATCTACCAAGAAAAATTAAAGCCAATTTCTGTAATTTATATATCTCCTATTAGGGCACTCCTTAATAATCAAGAATTTAGATTAAAAAGACTTGGTAAAATCGCAAACATCGATGCATTTAAATGGCATGGAGAAGTTGATTATAGTGATAAGAGAAAATTTAAAATAGAACCTAAGCATATAATAGCAACGACTCCGGAATCACTAGAGGTTATACTCATGTCAGATTCCTATGCTTCAGAAGAATTATTTTCAAATATAAGATTTATAGTAATAGATGAGGTACATTATTTCGCAGAAAACTATAGAGGGGCTCAACTGTTAAGTATTATTGAAAGGATACAAACTTACTCTAAGTATGATATTCAGCGGATAGGCTTATCTGCGACCGTAGGTAATCCAGATGAGATTTTAGATTGGATTTCTGGGTCTAGCAAAAGAAAGAAATCTGTTATTAAACCAGAAAGTAAAGGGAAAAAATCTAAAATATTAATTAGATACTTCGATGAATTCAGTGAAGATACGGTTAGTTGTCTCCTACCTGAGTTAAGAGGCAAAAAGGCATTATTTTTTTGTAATAGTAGAACCAATAGTGAAATGATGTCTAGAATATTAAAGAATTTGAATATAAATGCAAAGGTTCATCATTCTTCAGTTAGTAAGAACTTAAGAGAAATATCAGAGGATAAACTAAAAAATACTCCGGGGGAAATGTGTTTATGTTGCACCTCTACTATGGAATTAGGTATAGATGTAGGTGAACTAGATGTAGTTATGCAATTAAACAGCCCTTCAACAGTGGCATCATTTAGACAAAGAATGGGGAGAACAGGCAGAAGGGAAGGAACCATATCACATTATGAGTTTTGTGTGGATGAAGAATTTTATTTAATAAATGCTATTGCTATTGTTGAATTAGCAAGAGAAAAATGGGTGGAGTCTGCTTTAATTCCATCAGCGGCATATACTGTATTATTTCAGCAAATATTTTCTATGATACAACAAAAATTTGGTTTAAGGCATTCATACCTAAAAGAGATAGTAGAAAAATCAAATTCATTCAGAAATATAAATGAGGAGAAATTATTAAACTTTATTCAATACCTTATAGAAAAGGAGTATTTAGAATTTAGCAATTGGGAATATTTACTAGGCAAAGAAATTGAAAAAGAATACGGTTATAATTTTTTAATGAACTTTATATCTATATTTGAAACTATACCTGAATTTTCAATAATATATAAAAATAAAGAGATAGGAACTTTACAATCTTGGTTTGTTTATTCACTGCTAAAGGAAAACAAGACATCTAATTTTATATTGGCAGGAAATACATGGCGAATAGATAAGATAGACTATGATAAATACAGAATATATGTACAAATATCTAAAGACGGTGGACTTGCAGTATGGCTTGGCAGCGGAATGGTAGTATCTTATGAAATAGCCAAACAAATGCTAAAAGTGCTTAATAGTAGCAGTGATTATCCATACATCGATATGAAATCTAAATCGGTATTGAAGAGTGTGAGATTAGAGCATTCCGCACTCTCTATTGATTTAGATGAAATTCTTATAGATGTGGTCAAGGATGGATTTGATATATATACATATGCAGGGCATAAGGTGAATTTTACTCTTGGATTAATAATTCAACATGAGTTTGGGCTTGAGTTTAGTGTTTCTTATAATAAACTTAAGGTTAGAAAAGCGGAAAAAAATATTAGTGAAAAACATATTTTAGATTTATTCAATAGATTTAAAACAGATACAGATAAATTAGAAGAAATTATAGAGAAGGCACTAATATCTTCTAATTTCGAAAGCCATTCTAAATTTTATAAACATTTACCTAGATTTGCACAAATAGAAGTTCTTAAATATGAGTTAGTAGATATAAAAAACACAGTAAAAGTATTAAAAGAATCTAAAATAAATATTGAGAATTTATATGACAGGTTATAA
- a CDS encoding BREX system ATP-binding domain-containing protein, with translation MDINIGQQILRALHNGSVPAYESAKYIMCGHEEERDAILEDLNYIKFKPNGNAHSGFKMIYGPYGSGKSFLCEVLKEEALKYNFVVSEIVISKNTQLHNFEIIYNKLMVGMRTNEFREFSAFRIIIESWIEREKSEIIRKYNLNPDDNEEDEEKLIARLKDKVTLELAKANTTNVSIVNAIVSFCEGLLSGDNNLAQKALAWFAGDTNIPSDIKKSIGVKGIVDKGNVFEFLKTLLYIIEKSGYAGLFVIIDEVETVRKERKDIRYQAYENLRLLIDMVSKDNLPGCYLLFTGTDELIEDEEKGIKEHDALYTRIEPIKLGDIRILEQPLIKLTRFNTSQLIEISKKVRYIHGVVYEWNPEDKISDEFIQEYVQRFTNAFGREVSILPRTFLRNFVFILEAAKKEPMSKIKALLNISEEQVEEVNKQIELYGREVAMEMEL, from the coding sequence ATGGATATAAACATAGGGCAACAAATTTTAAGGGCCTTACACAATGGTAGTGTCCCAGCATATGAAAGTGCAAAATATATTATGTGCGGTCATGAAGAAGAAAGGGATGCAATATTAGAAGATTTGAACTATATAAAATTCAAGCCGAATGGGAATGCACATTCGGGATTCAAAATGATATATGGACCATATGGAAGTGGCAAGTCTTTCTTATGTGAAGTCTTAAAAGAGGAAGCATTAAAGTACAATTTTGTTGTTTCAGAGATAGTAATATCCAAAAATACTCAATTACATAATTTCGAAATTATATATAATAAATTAATGGTTGGAATGCGTACAAATGAATTTAGAGAATTCTCTGCATTTAGAATAATAATTGAAAGTTGGATCGAAAGAGAAAAATCTGAGATTATAAGAAAATATAATTTAAATCCAGATGACAATGAAGAGGATGAAGAAAAACTAATAGCAAGGCTTAAAGATAAGGTAACGTTAGAACTTGCAAAAGCGAACACAACTAATGTTTCAATTGTTAATGCAATTGTTTCATTTTGCGAAGGACTTTTGAGCGGTGATAATAATTTAGCACAAAAAGCACTTGCTTGGTTTGCTGGTGATACAAATATACCTTCTGATATTAAAAAGAGTATAGGAGTTAAAGGAATAGTAGATAAGGGAAATGTATTTGAATTTCTTAAAACATTGCTTTATATAATAGAAAAATCAGGGTATGCTGGTTTGTTTGTAATAATAGATGAAGTTGAGACTGTAAGAAAAGAAAGGAAAGACATAAGGTATCAGGCTTATGAAAATTTAAGATTGCTTATCGATATGGTTAGTAAAGATAACCTACCCGGTTGCTACCTTCTATTTACCGGTACAGATGAATTAATAGAAGATGAAGAAAAGGGCATAAAAGAACATGACGCTTTATATACAAGAATAGAACCAATTAAATTAGGTGATATCCGAATACTAGAACAACCTCTTATTAAATTAACAAGATTTAATACAAGTCAATTAATTGAAATTTCTAAGAAGGTTAGGTATATTCATGGAGTTGTTTATGAATGGAACCCTGAGGATAAAATATCAGATGAGTTTATCCAAGAATATGTCCAAAGATTTACCAATGCATTTGGAAGAGAAGTAAGTATATTGCCCAGGACTTTTTTGCGAAATTTTGTATTTATTTTAGAGGCAGCAAAAAAAGAACCTATGAGTAAAATAAAAGCACTTTTAAATATTAGTGAAGAGCAGGTAGAAGAAGTTAATAAGCAGATAGAATTATATGGTAGGGAAGTCGCTATGGAGATGGAGTTATAA